In one Chromatiales bacterium genomic region, the following are encoded:
- a CDS encoding ATP-binding cassette domain-containing protein, with translation MAAHSTSRISVQNVGKRFCRSLKRSMWYGMRDVSSELLGLPLDTTRLRRDEFWALDNVSFDVAPGECLGVIGPNGAGKSTLLKMIAGIIPPDRGTIRVRGRVGCLIEVGAGFHPLLSGRDNVYISGAILGMSRREIQSKFDDIVSFAGLESFIDSPVKHFSSGMFVRLGFSIAVHANPEVLLVDEALAVGDHEFTIRCRNRIAELQRCETSIVLVSHSEMLIREISQRCILMARSVAQIYPNANGAYDAYYSSVENNVHNAPVDINYNGRIRIVSVQNSKVPAFVRSKTDEPLLVTLQYECAESLDDTSFCLRLWNSSGGLVLELDSKSRGLPFDVPAGPGTIEITLDPLPLSPGSYWFAGGFRRSTEILSWSTRIINLQVTSAPGQSSGPGVLQPRASWSLTPEIFHRTQGQLTSLTGKITS, from the coding sequence ATGGCCGCCCATTCGACTTCGCGCATCTCGGTGCAAAACGTTGGCAAACGTTTCTGCAGGTCACTGAAGCGTTCGATGTGGTATGGCATGCGCGATGTTTCGAGCGAACTGCTCGGATTGCCGCTCGATACCACACGCCTGCGCCGGGACGAATTCTGGGCGCTCGACAATGTGTCGTTCGACGTCGCGCCGGGCGAGTGTCTGGGCGTAATCGGCCCGAATGGCGCGGGCAAGAGCACCCTGCTCAAGATGATCGCGGGCATCATCCCGCCGGACCGCGGGACCATCCGGGTACGTGGCCGTGTGGGCTGCCTGATCGAGGTGGGCGCAGGATTTCACCCGCTGCTGAGCGGTCGCGACAACGTGTACATCAGCGGCGCGATCCTTGGAATGAGCCGGCGGGAGATCCAGTCGAAATTCGACGACATCGTCTCGTTCGCCGGGCTAGAGTCGTTTATCGACTCGCCGGTCAAACATTTTTCCAGCGGAATGTTCGTACGGCTCGGCTTCTCGATCGCCGTGCACGCAAACCCGGAAGTGCTGCTGGTCGACGAGGCGCTGGCGGTCGGCGACCATGAGTTCACTATCCGCTGCCGAAATCGCATCGCAGAACTACAGCGCTGCGAAACCTCAATCGTGCTCGTTTCTCATTCCGAGATGCTGATCCGCGAGATTTCACAGCGCTGTATTCTGATGGCGCGTTCGGTCGCGCAGATTTATCCGAACGCAAATGGCGCATATGACGCATACTATAGTTCGGTCGAAAACAACGTTCACAATGCACCGGTCGACATCAATTACAACGGAAGGATTCGAATTGTTTCCGTCCAGAACAGCAAAGTACCGGCGTTCGTACGCTCCAAGACAGACGAACCACTTCTCGTTACTCTTCAGTATGAATGCGCCGAGTCGCTGGACGACACTTCGTTCTGCCTCCGCCTGTGGAACTCCTCCGGCGGGTTGGTTCTCGAGCTGGATTCCAAGAGCAGGGGCTTACCATTTGATGTCCCGGCCGGTCCAGGGACAATCGAGATAACCCTCGACCCTCTCCCGCTAAGTCCGGGTAGCTACTGGTTTGCGGGCGGTTTCCGGCGATCCACGGAAATCCTTTCATGGTCTACGAGGATCATCAATTTGCAGGTGACCAGCGCCCCAGGGCAATCAAGCGGGCCGGGCGTTCTACAACCCCGCGCATCCTGGAGCCTGACTCCCGAAATATTCCATCGAACCCAAGGTCAACTGACCTCACTGACCGGCAAGATCACCAGCTGA